The sequence below is a genomic window from Nostoc flagelliforme CCNUN1.
TACAAACCACAAAATTGAAAACGGTTACTATACCTGAGTACTTAAAAAAAACTAAAGTAATTCGTCAGAAACATAAATATTTTAATCCTGGAGGAAGTATTTAGTTTTTTCTGCGCCACTAGTTAAGAGGTAATCTATGGTGCGAAACTCAAAGCTAGGGTACAGAACGTTCCCTAAGTCTCTTCTGCGTCTATCCGTTGGTGTAGGTATAATTGCATTTTTATTGATTGGCGGAATAAGTTTTTATATACTAAAAAGCTGGCAAAATTATGCAAATCCAGAGGCACAAGTGCCAGCAACACAATTGCCACAGTTAAAAACGGTAACAGCTTTAGGGCGGATTGAACCACAGGGAAAAGTAATTAAACTCTCTGCTGCGGTGTCTGCGGAAGGAAGTCGGATAGAAAAGTTGTTAGTGAAAGAGGGGGATAGGGTAAAAGCAGGACAGGTAATTGCAATTTTGAACAGCCGCGATCGCTTGCAAGCAGAATTAGAACAGGCACAGGAACAAGTAAAAGTAGCCCAGGCAAACCTAAACCGCATCCAAGCAGGTGCTAAACCCGGTGAAATTGCCGCCCAAAAAGCCGCGATCGCTCGCTTAGGAGCAGAACGCCAAGGTGATATTAATGCCCAAGCAGCGACAATTGAGCGATTCCAAGCCGAAGTGCGTAATGCCCAAGCAGAAGACGAACGCTATCAGCAGCTATATCAACAGGGGGCAATTTCTGCCTCCCAACGAGATAACAAGCATTTAAACTTGGAAACCGCTCAAAAAAGTCTGCAAGAAGCACAAGCGCAGTTAAATCGGACTCAATCAACTAGCCAGCAAAAGATTAAAGAAGCCACAGCAACACTTGATGAAATCGCCGAAGTGCCCGGAGTGGATATAAAAGCTGCCCAAGCAGAAGTCAATCGTGCCATAGCAGCCATGAATCTGGCAAAAGTCAATTTAAAACAGGCCGAAGTGCGATCGCCTCAAAATGGACAGGTATTTGAGATCCATACCCATCCTGGCGAATTAATATCAAATGATGGCATTGCTGATATCGGACAAACCAACCAGATGTATGTCATAGCCGAAGTGTACGAAAGCGATATCGACAAAGTGCGTTCAGGGCAGCAAGTGCGAGTATTTGGTGATTCCCTCTCCATTGAATTGCAGGGAATCGTAGATCGCAAGGGCTTACAAGTGCGACGGCAGAATGTTATTAACACAGATCCTGCTAACAATATCGATAACAGAGTAGTCGAAGTCCATATTCGACTAGATGAAGCCTCCAGCCGAAAAGCCGCCACCTTAACCAATATGCAAGTTAAAGCAGTAATTGAATTGGGAATTGGGAATTGGGAATTGGGCATGGGGCATGGGGCATGGGGAATTGGGCATTGGGCATTGGGCATGACTCTTTAATACTCGCTGACGAGTCTTTGATACTCGTGAATGAGTCTTTAATACTCGCTGACGGTCTTTAATACTCGTGAATGAGTCTTTGATACTCGTGAATGAGTCTTTGATACTCGTGAATGAGTCTTTGATACTCGCTGACGAGTCTTTAATACTCGTGAATGAGTCTTTGATACTCGCTGACGAGTCTTTAATACTCGTGAATGAGTCTTTGATACTCGCTGACGAGTCTTTAAACTCCATTCCCCCACTCCCCACTCCCCATTCTCCACTTTTATATAATGTGATTAAACAACTGCGACGGCGAACCCCTCTTGGATGGCTGCAACTGAATCATGAAAAAAGCCGTCTTTTAGTGGCATTGTCAGGGATTGCCTTTGCGGATCTTCTCATGTTCATGCAACTGGGCTTTCAGACTGCGCTGTATGACAGTAACACTAGACTGCATCGCAGTTTGCAAGCAGACATTGTTTTAACCAGTCCCCAAGCCCGTAACTTGCCAAGCTTGTCTACATTTTCTCGTCGGCGACTTTACCAAGCAATGGATATACCAGGGGTAAAGTCAGCAGAACCAATGTATTTCAACAACACAATCTGGAAAAATCCTCAAACACACCGTGAGACGGGGGTGTTA
It includes:
- a CDS encoding ABC exporter membrane fusion protein, encoding MVRNSKLGYRTFPKSLLRLSVGVGIIAFLLIGGISFYILKSWQNYANPEAQVPATQLPQLKTVTALGRIEPQGKVIKLSAAVSAEGSRIEKLLVKEGDRVKAGQVIAILNSRDRLQAELEQAQEQVKVAQANLNRIQAGAKPGEIAAQKAAIARLGAERQGDINAQAATIERFQAEVRNAQAEDERYQQLYQQGAISASQRDNKHLNLETAQKSLQEAQAQLNRTQSTSQQKIKEATATLDEIAEVPGVDIKAAQAEVNRAIAAMNLAKVNLKQAEVRSPQNGQVFEIHTHPGELISNDGIADIGQTNQMYVIAEVYESDIDKVRSGQQVRVFGDSLSIELQGIVDRKGLQVRRQNVINTDPANNIDNRVVEVHIRLDEASSRKAATLTNMQVKAVIELGIGNWELGMGHGAWGIGHWALGMTL